A stretch of Bradyrhizobium diazoefficiens DNA encodes these proteins:
- the hflK gene encoding FtsH protease activity modulator HflK, with amino-acid sequence MPWKNQGGGPWGSGPKGPWGSGPQPVGPRPPDLEDLLRRGQDRLQQIMPGGYFSGIGITLILLIIVALWLLSGFFRVQSEEQGVVLRFGKHVRTVDPGLNYHLPYPIETVLLPKALRVSTISIGMTLIDDPARRGRSVRDVPEESLMLTGDENIVDVDFTVLWRIKPNGVGNFLFNIQNPEGTVKAVAESAMREVIGRSDIQPILTGARTQTETTVQDLMQKTLDGYGAGIQITQVQMQKVDPPAQVIDAFRDVQAARANLEQLQNEAQTYANKVVPEARGNAARILQAAEGYKEQAVAEAKGQSSRFLKVYEEYKKAPDVTRERIYLETMERVLGGSDKLIYDGGPSGQGVVPYLPLSELSAKRPTTTGQQPSGGTR; translated from the coding sequence ATGCCGTGGAAGAATCAGGGCGGTGGCCCGTGGGGCTCGGGTCCGAAGGGACCATGGGGCTCAGGCCCGCAACCGGTCGGGCCGAGGCCGCCGGATCTGGAAGACCTTCTGCGGCGCGGTCAGGACCGGCTTCAGCAGATCATGCCGGGTGGCTATTTCTCCGGCATCGGCATCACGCTGATCCTGCTGATCATCGTCGCGCTCTGGCTGCTGTCCGGCTTCTTCCGCGTGCAGTCCGAAGAACAGGGCGTCGTGTTGCGCTTCGGCAAGCACGTACGGACCGTGGACCCGGGCCTGAACTATCATCTGCCCTATCCGATCGAGACGGTACTGCTGCCGAAGGCGCTGCGCGTGTCCACCATTTCCATCGGCATGACGCTGATCGACGATCCGGCCCGGCGCGGCCGGTCCGTCCGTGACGTGCCGGAAGAGAGCCTGATGCTGACCGGCGACGAGAACATCGTCGATGTCGACTTTACCGTGCTGTGGCGCATCAAGCCGAACGGCGTCGGCAACTTCCTGTTCAATATCCAGAATCCCGAAGGAACCGTGAAGGCGGTCGCCGAAAGCGCGATGCGCGAGGTGATCGGCCGCTCCGACATCCAGCCGATCCTGACCGGCGCACGGACGCAGACCGAGACCACCGTGCAGGATCTGATGCAGAAGACGCTCGACGGCTATGGGGCCGGCATCCAGATCACCCAGGTGCAGATGCAGAAGGTCGACCCGCCGGCGCAGGTGATCGATGCCTTCCGCGATGTGCAGGCCGCGCGCGCCAATCTGGAGCAGCTGCAAAACGAAGCGCAGACTTATGCCAACAAGGTCGTGCCGGAAGCGCGCGGGAACGCGGCGCGGATCCTGCAGGCCGCCGAAGGCTACAAGGAGCAGGCGGTTGCAGAGGCCAAGGGCCAGAGCTCGCGCTTCCTGAAGGTGTATGAGGAATACAAAAAGGCGCCCGACGTGACGCGTGAACGGATCTACCTGGAGACGATGGAGCGCGTGCTCGGCGGCTCGGACAAGCTGATCTACGACGGAGGCCCGTCGGGCCAGGGCGTTGTGCCCTATCTGCCGCTCAGCGAATTGTCGGCCAAGCGGCCTACGACGACCGGCCAGCAGCCGAGCGGAGGCACACGATGA
- a CDS encoding dihydrofolate reductase, with amino-acid sequence MEIVFVVATAENGVIGAGGAIPWRLKSDMQRFKALTIGRPVIMGRKTFESLPGRRPLPGRTNIVITRDADYRAAGAVVTTSAAEAGAVARGDALRRSVAEIAVIGGAEIYRQWLDRADRLEITEVHARPDGDTHFEIDRAGWDETSRVRYPAGPDDSADFSYVTYRRRPSH; translated from the coding sequence ATGGAGATTGTCTTCGTCGTAGCGACTGCGGAGAACGGCGTCATCGGTGCCGGGGGCGCAATTCCGTGGCGGCTGAAGTCCGACATGCAGCGCTTCAAGGCGCTCACCATCGGTAGGCCCGTGATCATGGGCCGCAAGACCTTTGAATCATTGCCTGGGCGCCGGCCGCTGCCCGGTCGCACCAACATCGTGATCACACGCGATGCTGACTATCGCGCCGCCGGCGCTGTCGTCACGACGTCGGCGGCGGAGGCAGGCGCAGTCGCGCGTGGCGACGCCCTGCGGCGTTCGGTCGCCGAGATCGCGGTGATCGGCGGTGCCGAAATCTACCGGCAATGGCTCGATCGCGCCGACCGCCTCGAGATCACGGAAGTGCATGCGCGGCCCGACGGCGACACGCATTTCGAGATCGACAGGGCCGGGTGGGACGAAACGAGCCGCGTCCGCTATCCTGCCGGCCCTGACGACAGCGCCGACTTCTCCTATGTGACATATCGCCGGCGGCCGTCCCATTAA
- a CDS encoding GNAT family N-acetyltransferase, giving the protein MSLNIRRARPGEAGLVLSFVRELAEYEKLSHEVEATEAMIAEALFGDDPRLFCAIAEWNGEPVGFAVWFLNFSTFSGRYGIYLEDLYVRPSYRGKGLGKALLVYLAKECVENGWSRLQWSVLDWNAPSIAFYKSLGAVMMDDWTLCRVSGPALMRLAGSAP; this is encoded by the coding sequence ATGTCATTGAACATTCGCCGCGCGCGTCCTGGCGAAGCCGGGCTCGTTCTTTCCTTCGTCCGCGAACTCGCCGAGTATGAAAAGCTCTCGCATGAGGTCGAGGCGACCGAGGCGATGATCGCCGAAGCCTTGTTCGGCGACGATCCGCGGCTGTTTTGCGCGATCGCCGAGTGGAACGGCGAGCCGGTCGGCTTTGCAGTGTGGTTCCTCAATTTCTCCACATTCAGCGGCCGCTACGGCATTTATCTCGAAGATTTGTATGTGCGGCCATCGTATCGCGGTAAAGGTCTCGGCAAGGCGCTGCTGGTCTATCTCGCGAAGGAATGCGTCGAGAACGGCTGGTCGCGCCTGCAATGGTCGGTGCTCGACTGGAACGCGCCGTCGATCGCGTTCTACAAATCGCTCGGCGCCGTAATGATGGACGACTGGACGCTGTGCCGCGTCAGCGGGCCGGCGCTGATGCGGCTTGCAGGGAGCGCGCCCTGA
- a CDS encoding thymidylate synthase — protein sequence MHQYQDLLERILSDGAEKTDRTGTGTLSVFGHQMRFNLSAGFPMLTTKRLPLKAIVHELLWFLKGDTNIKYLKDNGVTIWDEWADANGDLGPVYGHQWRSWPAPDGRSIDQIANVVDMIKRNPDSRRLIVSAWNPAEVDKMALPPCHCLFQFYVANGKLSCQLYQRSADVFLGVPFNIASYALLTMMVAQVTGLKPGDFVHSFGDTHLYSNHLEQARLQLTRAPRALPVMRISPDVKDIFSFRYEDFELVGYDPHPHIKATVAV from the coding sequence ATGCACCAATATCAGGACCTGCTCGAGCGGATTCTATCAGATGGCGCCGAGAAGACCGACCGGACCGGCACGGGCACGCTGTCGGTGTTCGGTCATCAGATGCGCTTCAATCTGTCCGCCGGCTTTCCGATGCTGACCACCAAGCGGCTGCCGCTGAAGGCGATCGTGCATGAACTTTTGTGGTTCCTGAAGGGCGACACCAACATCAAGTATCTCAAGGACAACGGCGTCACCATCTGGGACGAGTGGGCCGATGCCAATGGTGATCTCGGCCCGGTCTACGGCCATCAATGGCGCTCCTGGCCCGCGCCCGATGGACGCAGCATCGACCAGATCGCCAACGTGGTCGACATGATCAAGCGCAACCCGGATTCGCGCCGCCTGATCGTCTCGGCCTGGAATCCGGCCGAGGTCGACAAGATGGCGCTGCCGCCCTGTCACTGCCTGTTCCAGTTCTACGTCGCCAACGGCAAGCTGTCGTGCCAGCTCTATCAGCGTTCGGCCGACGTATTCCTCGGCGTGCCCTTCAACATCGCCTCCTACGCGCTGCTCACCATGATGGTGGCGCAGGTCACGGGCCTGAAGCCCGGCGACTTCGTGCATTCGTTCGGCGACACCCATCTCTACTCCAACCACCTGGAGCAGGCCCGGCTTCAGCTCACGCGCGCGCCGCGCGCGCTGCCGGTGATGCGGATCAGTCCGGACGTGAAGGACATCTTCTCCTTCCGCTACGAGGATTTCGAGCTCGTCGGCTACGATCCGCATCCGCACATCAAGGCAACGGTCGCGGTCTAG
- a CDS encoding tripartite tricarboxylate transporter permease has translation MDIFANLAHGFAVALSPINLLMCLIGALVGTLVGVLPGIGTIATVAMLLPITFGLPPVGALIMLAGIYYGAQYGGSTTSILVNIPGEATSVVTAIDGHAMAKQGRAGPALAIAAIGSFFAGCVATVLIAVLGAPLTKLALAFGPAEYFSLMVLGLIFAVVLAKGSVLKAIAMIVFGLLLSMVGSDIETGASRMAFNIPELADGLGFATVAMGVFGFAEIIRNLDAGAEMNRDLVQQKITGLMPTKKDLIDSTPAILRGTVLGSILGILPGGGAVIASFAAYTLEKKLAKDPSRFGRGAIEGVAAPESANNAAAQTSFIPLLTLGIPPNAVMALMVGAMTIHGIVPGPQVMQKQPDLVWGMIASMWIGNLMLIIINLPLVGIWVRLLRVPYRLMFPSIVIFCAIGIYSVNNAPVDVILAGVFGLVGYWLIKHDFEPAPLLLGMVLGPLMEENLRRALLISRGDWSVFLTRPLSAVLLAIAAFLLVLTLLPMLRSKRDEVFTESES, from the coding sequence ATGGATATCTTTGCCAACCTCGCTCACGGTTTTGCCGTCGCGCTTTCTCCGATCAACCTTCTGATGTGCCTGATCGGCGCGCTCGTCGGCACGCTGGTCGGCGTGCTGCCGGGCATCGGCACCATTGCGACCGTCGCGATGCTGCTGCCGATCACCTTCGGACTGCCGCCGGTCGGTGCGCTGATCATGCTCGCCGGCATCTATTACGGCGCCCAGTATGGCGGCTCGACCACCTCGATCCTGGTCAACATTCCCGGTGAAGCGACGTCGGTGGTCACCGCCATCGATGGCCACGCCATGGCCAAGCAGGGCCGTGCCGGCCCGGCGCTGGCGATCGCGGCGATCGGCTCGTTCTTCGCCGGCTGCGTTGCGACCGTGCTCATCGCCGTGCTCGGTGCGCCCCTGACCAAGCTCGCGCTCGCGTTCGGCCCGGCGGAGTACTTCTCGCTGATGGTGCTCGGCCTGATCTTCGCGGTCGTGCTCGCCAAGGGCTCGGTGCTGAAGGCGATCGCGATGATCGTGTTCGGCCTGTTGCTGTCGATGGTCGGCTCGGACATCGAGACCGGCGCCTCGCGCATGGCCTTCAACATTCCGGAGCTTGCCGACGGTCTCGGCTTTGCGACGGTGGCGATGGGCGTGTTCGGCTTCGCGGAGATCATCCGCAATCTCGACGCCGGCGCCGAGATGAACCGCGATCTCGTGCAGCAGAAGATCACCGGCCTGATGCCGACCAAAAAGGATCTGATCGACTCGACGCCTGCGATCCTGCGCGGCACCGTGCTCGGCTCGATCCTCGGCATCCTGCCCGGCGGCGGCGCGGTGATCGCGTCGTTCGCGGCCTACACGCTCGAGAAAAAGCTCGCCAAGGATCCGTCGCGGTTCGGCCGCGGTGCGATCGAGGGCGTGGCGGCCCCGGAAAGCGCCAACAACGCGGCGGCGCAGACCTCCTTCATCCCGCTCTTGACGCTCGGCATCCCGCCGAACGCGGTGATGGCGCTGATGGTGGGGGCGATGACCATTCACGGAATCGTGCCGGGCCCGCAGGTCATGCAGAAGCAGCCGGACCTCGTCTGGGGCATGATCGCCTCGATGTGGATCGGCAACCTGATGCTGATCATCATCAACCTGCCGCTGGTCGGAATCTGGGTGCGTCTGTTGCGCGTGCCGTACCGGCTGATGTTCCCCTCGATCGTGATCTTCTGCGCGATCGGTATCTACTCGGTGAACAACGCGCCGGTTGACGTCATCCTCGCTGGCGTCTTCGGTCTGGTCGGCTACTGGCTGATCAAGCACGATTTCGAGCCGGCACCGCTGCTGCTCGGCATGGTGCTGGGGCCGCTGATGGAAGAGAACCTGCGCCGTGCGCTGCTGATCTCGCGCGGCGACTGGAGCGTGTTCCTGACGCGTCCGCTGTCGGCCGTGTTGCTCGCGATTGCTGCATTCCTTCTGGTGCTCACGCTGCTGCCCATGCTGCGCTCCAAACGCGACGAGGTGTTCACGGAATCCGAGAGCTGA